In Carassius carassius chromosome 5, fCarCar2.1, whole genome shotgun sequence, one genomic interval encodes:
- the LOC132140160 gene encoding alpha-1-antiproteinase-like: MERNIIYLWICAFAVVHGNQETSPQPFISDKIPSLIKMNNDFAFHLYKRLVEMPEYQSKNIFFSPFSVSMALSELSLGAGGETKEQLLSGIGHNSSVFTTEEMHQMFHSLLEEIDQRTGVDIDVGTALYASDKLKLLPEFLKEIKEFYHSDGFTVDFTVKETLDKINTYVKEKTHGKIVQAVDDLEFDTLMFLLTYIYFKGKCDMPFDPSSTHQSRFHVDAETTVPVQMMHQYKSLKVYYDVELTSKVLCLDYNDSFSMFLAVPDIGRSGKTIKDLEMAISYFTLWLSTKAVAFSLPLLSLTFPALLLLSRKL; encoded by the exons ATGGAAAGGAACATCATATATTTGTGGATTTGTGCTTTTGCAGTAGTTCATGGAAATCAAGAAACTTCACCACAACCTTTCATCAGTGATAAAATCCCATCACTGATAAAGATGAACAATGATTTTGCTTTTCACCTGTACAAGAGGCTTGTAGAAATGCCCGAGTATCAGTCCAAGAACATCTTCTTCTCTCCTTTCAGTGTGTCCATGGCCCTTTCTGAGCTGTCTTTAGGAGCCGGTGGTGAAACCAAAGAACAGCTTCTCAGTGGCATTGGCCATAACAGCTCGGTCTTCACCACTGAAGAAATGCATCAGATGTTCCACAGTCTCCTGGAAGAAATCGACCAGAGGACAGGGGTGGACATTGATGTCGGTACTGCTCTATATGCAAGTGACAAATTAAAGCTCCTTCCTGAGTTCTTGAAGGAGATAAAGGAGTTTTACCACTCTGACGGATTCACTGTGGATTTCACCGTCAAAGAAACACTGGATAAAATTAACACGTATGTGAAGGAAAAAACTCATGGGAAAATAGTCCAAGCTGTTGATGATCTGGAATttgacactttgatgtttcttCTCACttacatatattttaaag GAAAATGTGACATGCCTTTTGACCCAAGCAGCACCCATCAAAGTAGATTTCATGTAGATGCTGAGACCACCGTTCCAGTACAAATGATGCACCAGTACAAATCCCTCAAAGTTTATTATGATGTGGAACTCACTTCTAAAGTCCTCTGTCTAGACTACAACGACTCTTTCTCCATGTTTCTGGCTGTACCAGATATTGGCAGGTCAGGTAAGACCATCAAAGATCTGGAGATGGCCATCTCATACTTTACTCTCTGGCTCTCAACGAAGGCGGTCgcattttctctccctctcctctcccttACCTTCCCTGCTTTGCTCCTCTTGTCTCGTAAACtctga
- the LOC132141365 gene encoding corticosteroid-binding globulin-like encodes MERNIIYLWICAFAVVHGNQETSPQPFISDKLPSLIKMNNDFAFHLYKRLVEIPEYQSKNIFFSPFSVSMALSELSLGAGGETKEQLLSGIGHNSSVFTTEEMHQMFHSLLEEIDQRTGVDIDVGTALYASDKLKLLPEFLKEIKEFYHSDGFTVDFTIKETLDKINTYVKEKTHGKIVQAVGDLESDTLMFLLTYIYFKGKWDMPFDPSSTHQSRFHVDAETTVPVQMMHQYKSLKVYYDVELTSKVLCLDYNDSFSMFLAVPDIGRSGKTIKDLEMAISRQHIEKWRTAVRKRETDIYVPKLSLKTSYSLKDILIGLGMADMFTYQANFTGISEEKMLISKVLHKASLDIDEKGTTAAAVTTVEFRPKSFSPMDTLNFDRPFMIFITDQKNDNILFFGKVVNPAEKQ; translated from the exons ATGGAAAGGAACATCATATATTTGTGGATTTGTGCTTTTGCAGTAGTTCATGGAAATCAAGAAACTTCACCACAACCTTTCATCAGTGATAAACTCCCATCACTGATAAAGATGAACAATGATTTTGCTTTTCACCTGTACAAGAGGCTTGTAGAAATACCCGAGTATCAGTCCAAGAACATCTTCTTCTCTCCTTTCAGTGTGTCCATGGCCCTTTCTGAGCTGTCTTTAGGAGCCGGTGGTGAAACCAAAGAACAGCTTCTCAGTGGCATTGGCCATAACAGCTCGGTCTTCACCACTGAAGAAATGCATCAGATGTTCCACAGTCTCCTGGAAGAAATCGACCAGAGGACAGGGGTGGACATTGATGTCGGTACTGCTCTATATGCAAGCGACAAATTAAAGCTCCTTCCTGAGTTCTTGAAGGAGATAAAGGAGTTTTACCACTCTGACGGATTCACTGTGGATTTCACCATCAAAGAAACACTTGATAAAATTAACACGTATGTGAAGGAAAAAACTCATGGGAAAATAGTCCAAGCTGTTGGTGATCTGGAATctgacactttgatgtttcttCTCACttacatatattttaaag GAAAATGGGACATGCCTTTTGACCCAAGCAGCACCCATCAAAGTAGATTTCATGTAGATGCTGAGACCACCGTTCCAGTACAAATGATGCACCAGTACAAATCCCTCAAAGTTTATTATGATGTGGAACTCACTTCTAAAGTCCTCTGTCTAGACTACAACGACTCTTTCTCCATGTTTCTGGCTGTACCAGATATTGGCAGGTCAGGTAAGACCATCAAAGATCTGGAGATGGCCATTTCTAGACAGCACATTGAAAAGTGGAGGACAGCTGTTAGAAAAAG AGAAACTGACATCTATGTCCCCAAGCTCTCTCTGAAAACATCATATTCCCTGAAAGATATTTTGATAGGATTGGGAATGGCTGATATGTTTACATATCAAGCCAACTTCACAGGAATTTCAGAGGAAAAGATGCTAATTTCAAAG GTTTTGCATAAGGCCAGTCTGGATATAGATGAGAAAGGAACCACTGCAGCAGCAGTGACAACTGTTGAGTTCAGACCTAAGTCCTTCAGCCCAATGGATACATTGAATTTTGACCGTCCATTCATGATCTTTATCACTGACCAAAAAAATGACAACATTCTCTTCTTTGGAAAAGTTGTCAATCCAGCGGAAAAACAGTAA